One window from the genome of Sphingomonas lacunae encodes:
- the ppdK gene encoding pyruvate, phosphate dikinase, whose amino-acid sequence MTQLVHLFGGDATTTERSKELLGGKGSNLAEMASIGLPVPPGFTVTTEVCTAFYANGRQYPAELAQQVAAGVAHIERTTGRTFGDAANPLLVSVRSGARASMPGMMDTVLNLGLNDETVVGLAAGSGDPRFAWDSYRRFIQMYSDVVLALDHHDFEEALEIAKEDRGYYLDTEMLAEDWQALVGEYKTIVEKQWGRPFPQDVQEQLWGAVGAVFESWESERAKVYRRLNAIPAEWGTAVNVQAMVFGNMGDTSATGVAFTRNPATGERAYYGEWLVNAQGEDVVAGIRTPQYLTKAAREEANAKPLSMEEAMPEAYAELAAVFDRLEQHYRDMQDIEFTVERGKLWMLQTRSGKRTAKAALKMAVEMAAEGLISEAEAVARVDPAALDQLLHPTLDPSAPRDVITKGLPASPGAASGAIVFDADTAEKRAAAGDDVILVRIETSPEDIHGMHAARGILTARGGMTSHAAVVARGMGRPCVSGAGSLSIDNAARVMRVAGRELREGDLITLDGTSGEVMAGKVPTVEPELVGDFGTLMVWADAARRMKVRTNAETPEDCRVARQFGAEGIGLCRTEHMFFDASRITAVRQMILAENEAGRRAALDKLLPEQRSDFAEIFAIMAGLPVTIRLLDPPLHEFLPHREEDFAEVAEAAGVDIATLKRRAGELHEFNPMLGHRGCRLGVTFPEIYEMQARAIFEAACDVAASSGEAPIPEVMIPLVATKRELDLMKAVVDAAAKAVFAEKGRTLDYLVGTMIELPRAALMAGEIAHSGEFFSFGTNDLTQTTIGISRDDAGRFLTTYVDKGIFAADPFVSLDVEGVGQLISLAAERGRVTRPDIKLGICGEHGGDPASIAFCEGVGLDYVSASPYRVPIARLAAAQAALRRPS is encoded by the coding sequence CAACCCGCTGCTCGTTTCGGTCCGCTCGGGGGCCCGCGCCTCGATGCCCGGCATGATGGACACCGTCCTCAACCTCGGCCTCAATGACGAAACCGTGGTTGGCCTCGCCGCCGGTTCGGGCGATCCGCGCTTTGCCTGGGACAGCTATCGCCGCTTCATCCAGATGTATTCGGACGTGGTGCTGGCGCTCGACCATCATGATTTCGAGGAAGCGCTCGAAATCGCCAAGGAAGACCGCGGCTATTACCTCGATACCGAGATGCTGGCCGAAGACTGGCAGGCGCTGGTCGGCGAGTACAAGACCATCGTTGAAAAGCAGTGGGGCCGCCCCTTCCCGCAGGATGTGCAAGAGCAATTGTGGGGCGCGGTCGGCGCAGTGTTCGAAAGCTGGGAAAGCGAACGCGCCAAAGTCTATCGCCGGTTGAACGCGATCCCCGCCGAATGGGGCACCGCGGTCAATGTACAGGCGATGGTATTCGGCAATATGGGCGACACATCGGCCACTGGCGTTGCCTTCACCCGCAATCCGGCAACCGGTGAGCGTGCCTATTATGGCGAATGGCTGGTCAATGCGCAGGGCGAGGATGTCGTCGCCGGTATCCGCACGCCGCAATATCTGACCAAGGCTGCGCGGGAAGAAGCCAATGCCAAGCCGCTGAGCATGGAAGAGGCGATGCCCGAGGCCTATGCCGAGCTCGCCGCTGTGTTCGACCGGCTTGAGCAGCATTATCGCGACATGCAGGACATCGAGTTCACTGTCGAGCGCGGCAAGCTGTGGATGCTGCAAACCCGTTCGGGCAAGCGCACTGCCAAGGCTGCCCTGAAAATGGCGGTCGAGATGGCGGCGGAAGGGCTGATCAGTGAGGCTGAGGCGGTGGCGCGGGTTGACCCGGCGGCGCTCGACCAGTTGCTTCACCCGACGCTGGACCCCAGCGCACCGCGAGACGTCATCACCAAGGGATTGCCAGCCAGCCCCGGCGCTGCATCGGGCGCGATCGTGTTTGACGCCGACACGGCGGAAAAGCGGGCTGCGGCGGGAGACGATGTCATCCTTGTCCGCATAGAGACCTCTCCTGAGGATATTCACGGCATGCACGCGGCGCGCGGCATTTTGACGGCGCGTGGCGGCATGACGTCACACGCTGCGGTGGTCGCGCGCGGCATGGGCCGTCCATGCGTTTCTGGCGCCGGATCGCTGTCGATCGACAACGCCGCCCGGGTGATGCGCGTGGCAGGACGGGAGTTGCGCGAAGGTGATCTGATCACGCTCGACGGCACCAGCGGCGAAGTGATGGCCGGCAAGGTGCCGACGGTTGAGCCCGAGCTGGTCGGTGATTTCGGCACGCTGATGGTCTGGGCTGACGCAGCGCGGCGGATGAAGGTCCGCACCAACGCCGAAACGCCCGAGGATTGCCGCGTCGCTCGCCAGTTCGGCGCCGAGGGCATCGGCCTGTGCCGTACCGAGCACATGTTCTTTGACGCCAGCCGGATCACCGCTGTGCGCCAGATGATTCTTGCCGAAAATGAGGCGGGACGCCGTGCCGCGCTCGACAAGCTGCTGCCTGAACAGCGCAGCGACTTTGCCGAGATTTTCGCCATAATGGCCGGCCTGCCGGTGACGATCCGCCTGCTCGATCCGCCGCTGCACGAATTCCTGCCGCACCGCGAGGAGGATTTTGCCGAAGTGGCCGAAGCCGCTGGCGTCGACATCGCGACTCTGAAGCGTCGGGCAGGGGAGTTGCACGAATTCAACCCGATGCTGGGCCATCGCGGTTGCCGGCTGGGTGTTACCTTCCCGGAAATCTACGAAATGCAGGCGCGGGCCATTTTTGAGGCAGCCTGCGACGTCGCGGCCTCGAGCGGCGAAGCACCGATCCCCGAAGTGATGATCCCGTTGGTGGCCACCAAGCGCGAGCTCGACCTGATGAAGGCGGTGGTCGATGCCGCGGCCAAGGCGGTGTTTGCCGAAAAGGGCCGGACGCTCGACTATCTCGTCGGCACCATGATCGAACTGCCGCGCGCCGCACTGATGGCGGGCGAGATCGCCCATTCTGGGGAATTCTTCTCGTTCGGTACCAATGACCTTACGCAGACGACCATCGGCATCAGCCGCGACGATGCAGGCCGCTTCCTGACGACCTATGTAGACAAGGGCATTTTCGCTGCAGACCCATTCGTCAGCCTTGATGTCGAAGGGGTGGGACAGCTGATCAGCCTCGCCGCGGAGAGGGGCAGGGTGACCAGGCCTGACATCAAGCTGGGCATATGCGGAGAGCATGGCGGCGACCCGGCGTCGATTGCCTTCTGTGAAGGCGTCGGCCTCGATTATGTGTCGGCCAGTCCCTATCGCGTGCCGATTGCCCGGCTGGCGGCGGCCCAGGCGGCGTTGCGCAGGCCGAGCTGA
- a CDS encoding DUF1214 domain-containing protein: protein MRTRAIVALRGLLALPKEEARYYTAAMDSAGQPLSGKCSYTLTGGAIEARWWSITLYDRAGWLVPNRWSRHSVGSATIPADQAQSWTINVSPQQQAGLWIPTGTDKDFELTLRAYRPRGMMATDPGRVTLPTITKGECQS, encoded by the coding sequence ATGCGCACCCGGGCCATTGTTGCTTTGCGCGGGCTGTTGGCCCTGCCGAAAGAGGAAGCGCGCTACTATACCGCCGCGATGGACAGCGCTGGTCAGCCACTTTCGGGCAAGTGTAGCTATACGCTGACCGGAGGTGCGATTGAGGCGCGCTGGTGGAGCATCACCCTGTATGACCGTGCAGGATGGCTGGTTCCCAACCGCTGGAGCCGCCATTCGGTGGGTAGTGCGACCATTCCGGCGGATCAGGCACAAAGCTGGACGATCAATGTCAGCCCACAGCAACAGGCGGGCCTTTGGATCCCGACGGGGACAGACAAGGACTTCGAACTGACGCTGCGCGCCTACAGGCCGCGCGGAATGATGGCGACAGACCCTGGTCGGGTGACTTTGCCAACCATCACCAAGGGGGAGTGCCAGTCATGA
- a CDS encoding DUF1254 domain-containing protein, with protein sequence MIQRLASLALVAVCAVGGYYATMAATPFALMRLAESKMAGTSPTNSFTHSPPVHAERQFVVRPSPDLLYSSCPYDLSAGPLEITAVPVPERYSSISVFDARTDVAFVRNDEEMAGQPMRIVLALEGQGVPAGVEVVRLRYPTGIVLQRVLLADPAEAAQVDPIRSQARCRTLAS encoded by the coding sequence ATGATCCAACGTCTTGCGTCACTGGCCCTTGTCGCTGTCTGCGCTGTGGGCGGCTATTATGCCACCATGGCTGCCACACCTTTCGCCCTGATGCGGTTGGCGGAATCGAAAATGGCTGGAACGTCACCGACCAACAGCTTTACCCATTCGCCGCCAGTCCATGCTGAACGCCAGTTTGTCGTGCGCCCGAGTCCGGATCTGCTGTATTCCAGTTGCCCGTATGATCTGTCGGCAGGGCCTCTGGAGATTACCGCTGTTCCGGTTCCCGAGCGCTACAGTTCGATCAGTGTTTTTGATGCGAGAACCGATGTCGCCTTCGTCCGCAACGACGAGGAGATGGCCGGACAACCGATGCGCATCGTGCTCGCTCTCGAAGGGCAGGGGGTTCCCGCTGGCGTGGAGGTGGTGAGGCTGCGCTATCCGACCGGCATCGTCCTTCAGCGTGTGTTGCTGGCCGATCCTGCCGAAGCGGCACAGGTTGACCCCATCCGCAGTCAGGCAAGGTGCCGGACACTGGCATCCTGA
- the recA gene encoding recombinase RecA: MAAQLKVIDSTMANSPERQRALEAALAQIDRAFGKGSAMRLGSKEAMEVEAISTGSLGLDIALGIGGLPRGRVIEVYGPESSGKTTLALHVIAEAQKAGGTAAFVDAEHALDPVYAKKVGVNIDELIVSQPDTGEQALEIVDTLVRSNAIDVLVVDSVAALVPRAEIEGEMGDSHVGLQARLMSQSLRKLTGSISRSRCIVIFINQLRMKIGVMYGNPETTTGGNALKFYASVRLDIRRTGQIKDRDDIVGNATRVKVVKNKVAPPFKQVEFDIMYGEGISKIGEILDIGVKAGLVEKSGAWFSYDSVRIGQGRENAKQFLRENPELREKLEKAIRGKTEEVADAMMVGPSADDDVE; this comes from the coding sequence ATGGCAGCACAACTCAAGGTGATTGACAGCACGATGGCTAATTCCCCGGAACGGCAGCGCGCACTCGAAGCAGCACTGGCCCAGATTGATCGCGCATTCGGCAAAGGTTCGGCCATGCGGCTGGGCAGCAAGGAAGCGATGGAGGTGGAGGCTATCTCTACCGGTTCGCTTGGTCTCGACATCGCTCTGGGCATTGGCGGCCTGCCGCGGGGCAGGGTGATCGAAGTCTATGGTCCGGAAAGCTCGGGCAAGACCACATTGGCCCTGCATGTGATTGCTGAAGCACAGAAAGCAGGCGGCACGGCGGCCTTTGTCGATGCCGAACATGCGCTGGATCCTGTCTATGCCAAGAAGGTGGGCGTCAACATCGACGAGCTGATTGTCTCGCAGCCGGATACAGGCGAGCAGGCGCTGGAGATTGTCGACACGCTGGTGCGGTCGAACGCGATCGACGTGCTCGTTGTTGATTCGGTGGCTGCATTGGTTCCGCGCGCCGAAATCGAGGGAGAGATGGGCGACAGCCATGTCGGCCTTCAGGCCCGGCTGATGTCACAATCCTTGCGCAAGCTGACCGGTTCGATCAGCCGCTCGCGCTGCATTGTCATCTTCATCAACCAGCTGCGCATGAAGATTGGCGTGATGTACGGCAATCCGGAGACGACGACGGGCGGCAATGCGCTGAAATTCTATGCCAGCGTCCGGCTCGATATCCGTCGCACCGGACAGATCAAGGATCGTGACGATATTGTTGGCAACGCGACCCGGGTAAAGGTGGTCAAGAACAAGGTTGCCCCGCCTTTCAAGCAGGTTGAATTCGACATCATGTATGGCGAGGGCATCTCCAAGATCGGCGAAATCCTCGATATTGGTGTCAAGGCTGGCTTGGTGGAGAAATCGGGCGCCTGGTTCTCCTACGACTCGGTCCGCATTGGGCAGGGCCGTGAGAATGCCAAGCAGTTCCTCAGGGAGAATCCGGAGCTGCGCGAAAAGCTGGAAAAGGCGATCCGTGGCAAGACCGAAGAGGTTGCCGATGCGATGATGGTCGGCCCCAGCGCGGATGATGATGTGGAATGA
- a CDS encoding glutathione S-transferase family protein, whose protein sequence is MTIIVHHLNNSRSQRILWLLEELGADYEVRLHLRDAVTNLAPPELIAVHPLGKSPMIEDDGRVIIESGAIVEYLCERHGGGHLVPARGSDAHVRHLEWLHFAEGSAMTPILLQLYTSRLGDAAAPLQPRIHQQLAAHFGYMEGELNHHGHFIGDTLSAADIMLSFPAEIAVMQGGAAMWPKLAAFVAAIHARPAWQRALVRGEAAYAYG, encoded by the coding sequence ATGACCATCATCGTTCATCATCTCAACAACAGCCGCTCGCAGCGCATCCTGTGGTTGCTTGAGGAATTGGGTGCGGACTATGAAGTAAGGCTGCACCTGCGTGACGCAGTGACCAACCTCGCACCGCCCGAACTGATCGCCGTCCATCCCCTCGGCAAGTCACCGATGATCGAGGATGACGGACGGGTCATCATCGAATCCGGGGCGATTGTTGAATATCTGTGCGAACGGCATGGCGGCGGACATTTGGTTCCTGCACGAGGCTCCGATGCCCATGTCCGTCACCTTGAATGGCTACATTTTGCAGAGGGGTCGGCGATGACGCCGATCCTGCTGCAACTTTACACTTCGCGTCTCGGGGATGCCGCAGCGCCTTTGCAACCGCGCATCCACCAGCAACTCGCCGCCCATTTTGGCTATATGGAGGGCGAGCTCAATCATCATGGACATTTCATTGGCGATACATTGTCGGCAGCGGACATCATGCTCAGCTTTCCTGCCGAAATCGCGGTGATGCAGGGTGGGGCGGCCATGTGGCCAAAATTGGCTGCCTTTGTTGCCGCCATTCATGCTCGACCCGCGTGGCAACGTGCTCTGGTGCGGGGCGAGGCAGCCTACGCCTACGGCTGA
- the alaS gene encoding alanine--tRNA ligase encodes MTSTNDIRRSFLDYFASNGHEAVPSAPLVPHNDPTLMFTNAGMVPFKNVFTGLEKRSYTRAASSQKCVRAGGKHNDLDNVGYTARHHTFFEMLGNFSFGDYFKEQAITHAWTLLTSDWGLAKDRLTVTVYHTDDEAFGLWQKIAGLPDERIIRIATKDNFWSMGDNGPCGPCSEIFYDHGDHIFGGPPGSPDEDGDRFVEIWNLVFMQHEQEAGEIVRDLPRPSIDTGMGLERIAAVMQGVHDNYDTDTFRALIAASEELTGTKAVDGQKASHRVIADHLRSAGFLMADGVLPANEGRGYVLRRIMRRAMRHAHLLGAKDPLMHRLVPALVAEMGGAYPELLRAQPLLVETLEREETRFRQTLDKGLKLLDEATAGMGEGATLAGDVAFRLYDTYGFPYDLTEDALRTQGIGVDRAGFDAAMAQQKAAARAAWKGSGDKASDDIWFDIAERFGATEFIGYSSDEGEGEVVAIVHDGAEVDGLSAGQNGIILTNQTPFYGESGGQMGDAGTMSGAGGFAAMVSDTGKPLGRLHTHQVSVTAGSVRVGDAVKLSVDSARRDRLRANHSATHLLHAALREHLGAHVTQKGSMVAEDRLRFDFSHPKAVSADEIARIEADVNAQVRGNDAVTTRLMTPDDAIAAGAMALFGEKYGDEVRVLSMGRATDKSYSVELCGGTHVRALGDIGLIKVVSESAVSSGVRRIEALTGEAARQYLGGREEALKVAAATLKTTPDEVPSRVAALSDALRKAERELAEAKKALALGGGGAAGAPVASVEQVNGIGFLAQIVEGLDPKGLRATVDEMKGRVGSGVAVLVAVNDGRASIAVGVTDDATGKANAVDLVKAGVAALGGQGGGGRPDMAQGGGPDGSAAQAAVDAVKAALVG; translated from the coding sequence ATGACTTCGACCAACGATATCCGCCGCTCATTTCTCGATTATTTCGCGAGCAACGGGCACGAAGCCGTTCCGTCAGCACCGCTGGTGCCGCACAATGACCCGACGTTGATGTTCACCAACGCCGGCATGGTGCCGTTCAAGAATGTGTTCACCGGTCTGGAAAAGCGTAGCTATACGCGGGCTGCTTCCTCCCAGAAATGCGTTCGTGCCGGGGGCAAGCATAATGACCTCGACAATGTCGGCTACACCGCACGCCACCACACCTTCTTTGAAATGCTGGGGAATTTCTCCTTCGGCGACTATTTCAAGGAACAGGCGATTACCCATGCATGGACGCTGCTGACCAGCGACTGGGGCCTCGCCAAGGACCGGCTGACCGTCACCGTTTATCACACGGATGACGAGGCATTCGGCCTGTGGCAAAAGATCGCCGGCCTGCCCGATGAGCGCATTATCCGCATCGCGACCAAGGATAATTTCTGGTCGATGGGTGACAATGGTCCCTGCGGTCCGTGCAGCGAGATCTTTTATGATCATGGCGACCATATTTTCGGTGGCCCGCCCGGCTCGCCTGATGAGGATGGCGACCGGTTCGTGGAAATCTGGAACCTGGTTTTCATGCAGCATGAGCAGGAAGCGGGTGAGATCGTGCGTGATCTCCCGCGTCCGTCGATCGACACCGGCATGGGGCTGGAGCGGATCGCGGCCGTCATGCAGGGCGTCCATGACAATTATGACACGGACACGTTCCGCGCGCTTATCGCGGCATCGGAGGAGCTGACCGGAACCAAGGCGGTCGACGGGCAAAAGGCGAGCCACCGGGTGATTGCCGACCATTTGCGTTCCGCCGGCTTCCTGATGGCTGATGGCGTGCTGCCGGCCAATGAAGGGCGCGGCTATGTGTTACGCCGCATCATGCGCCGTGCAATGCGCCACGCCCATCTGCTTGGCGCGAAGGACCCGCTGATGCACCGCCTGGTGCCCGCGCTGGTCGCCGAAATGGGCGGTGCCTATCCCGAACTGCTGCGGGCCCAGCCGCTGCTCGTCGAAACGCTGGAGCGAGAGGAGACCCGTTTCCGTCAGACTCTCGACAAGGGCCTCAAGCTGCTTGACGAGGCAACTGCCGGGATGGGCGAGGGTGCTACCCTGGCGGGCGATGTCGCCTTCCGCCTCTATGATACCTATGGTTTCCCTTATGACCTGACCGAAGACGCCCTGCGAACGCAGGGCATTGGCGTTGACCGCGCTGGTTTCGACGCTGCCATGGCCCAGCAAAAAGCTGCTGCCCGCGCTGCCTGGAAGGGGTCGGGTGACAAGGCCTCGGACGATATCTGGTTCGACATTGCCGAGCGCTTCGGTGCCACTGAATTCATCGGCTATTCCAGTGATGAAGGTGAAGGCGAGGTTGTCGCCATCGTGCATGATGGTGCGGAAGTCGACGGCCTGTCAGCAGGCCAAAACGGAATCATCCTCACCAACCAGACGCCTTTCTATGGTGAAAGCGGTGGCCAGATGGGTGATGCAGGCACGATGAGCGGTGCCGGTGGTTTTGCGGCAATGGTCAGTGACACCGGCAAGCCTCTTGGCAGGCTCCACACGCACCAGGTGAGCGTTACTGCAGGGTCGGTGCGGGTCGGTGATGCGGTCAAGCTGAGTGTCGATTCGGCCCGGAGGGACCGTTTGCGGGCTAACCACTCGGCGACCCATTTGCTTCACGCGGCGCTGCGGGAACATCTTGGCGCCCATGTGACGCAAAAGGGGAGCATGGTTGCCGAAGACAGGCTGCGCTTTGATTTCAGCCACCCCAAAGCGGTGTCGGCCGATGAGATTGCCCGGATTGAGGCCGATGTGAATGCCCAGGTGCGCGGCAATGATGCCGTGACGACCCGGCTGATGACCCCGGATGATGCCATTGCCGCAGGTGCCATGGCTCTCTTCGGAGAGAAGTATGGCGATGAGGTCCGCGTCCTGTCGATGGGTCGCGCGACTGACAAGAGCTATTCGGTAGAACTGTGCGGCGGCACGCATGTCCGAGCGCTGGGCGACATCGGCCTGATAAAGGTTGTCAGCGAGAGTGCCGTTTCGTCCGGTGTGCGACGCATCGAAGCGCTGACTGGTGAGGCGGCTCGCCAGTATCTGGGCGGACGTGAGGAGGCGCTCAAGGTTGCCGCCGCAACCCTCAAGACGACCCCGGATGAGGTGCCGTCGCGTGTGGCAGCCCTGTCCGATGCGCTCCGCAAGGCTGAGCGCGAACTTGCCGAGGCCAAAAAGGCTCTGGCACTGGGTGGCGGCGGCGCTGCTGGAGCACCTGTGGCATCTGTGGAGCAGGTGAACGGTATCGGTTTTCTCGCCCAGATCGTCGAAGGGCTTGATCCCAAGGGACTGCGTGCCACGGTCGACGAGATGAAGGGACGGGTTGGTAGCGGCGTGGCCGTGCTTGTCGCCGTGAATGATGGCCGGGCCTCGATCGCGGTTGGCGTGACCGACGATGCAACCGGCAAGGCCAATGCGGTCGATCTGGTCAAGGCTGGCGTTGCCGCCCTTGGCGGCCAGGGCGGCGGCGGTCGACCGGACATGGCGCAGGGCGGCGGGCCGGACGGGTCCGCGGCTCAGGCTGCGGTGGACGCCGTCAAGGCGGCGCTGGTCGGCTGA
- the yajC gene encoding preprotein translocase subunit YajC, which yields MFLTHAQATASASSTGSTVMLIAQFVLLGAVFWFFLIRPQQKRMKEHAAKLAATKRGDMVVTGGGIIGKVTKVDDSELEVEIANGVKVKVVKTTLSDVLTATGKPAND from the coding sequence TTGTTCCTGACACATGCCCAGGCCACTGCCTCTGCCAGCAGCACCGGTTCGACCGTGATGCTGATTGCCCAATTTGTCCTGCTCGGTGCCGTATTCTGGTTCTTCCTCATCCGTCCCCAGCAAAAGCGGATGAAGGAACATGCCGCAAAGCTTGCCGCGACCAAGCGGGGCGACATGGTGGTCACTGGTGGCGGCATCATTGGTAAAGTTACCAAGGTCGATGACAGCGAACTCGAGGTCGAAATCGCCAATGGCGTAAAGGTGAAGGTCGTCAAAACAACGCTCAGCGATGTTCTTACGGCGACCGGCAAGCCCGCAAACGACTGA
- the secD gene encoding protein translocase subunit SecD has product MLDFPRWKTILVSLAVVLGAILAAPTLLPSQWTDGWPESLRPKVNLGLDLAGGSHIMLEADILDVRKQRIDAMERSIREAMRGQPGGADDISIGDLVRSANSISFLVRDSSKIDEVRERLNALTTGAGLSGERTWTIEVRDSTRVVMTQTRAGLDQFVTDAMVGARDIVEKRVNALGTREPTIVLQGNDRIVVQVPGLQDPKDLKDLLGKTARLEFRMVTVDPAAGEPVPAVPPVGSEVVPYANGQGMEIVSRQVMISGDQLEDAQQGFDQQTGRAVVNITFNSQGATIFSRVTRENVGKRFAMLLDGQVLSAPSINEPINGGNAQISGGFTTESANALAISLKSGALPVKLTVVEERTVGPDLGKESIEKGAIAAAIATLLTLGFMLVVYGRFGLYADIALVFNILMIVGAMAIMGSTLTLPGIAGFVLTIGAAVDANVLINERIREELNRGRKPLAAIETGYTEASRAIFDANITNVIAAALMFAFGTGPIKGFAVVLTIGIITSVFTAVTVTRMFVARWFRSARPATINI; this is encoded by the coding sequence ATGCTCGACTTCCCTCGCTGGAAAACCATCCTTGTTTCGCTCGCGGTGGTGCTCGGCGCAATTCTCGCGGCTCCGACGCTGTTGCCGTCTCAGTGGACCGATGGCTGGCCCGAATCCTTGCGGCCCAAAGTCAATCTTGGTCTCGATCTGGCTGGTGGCAGTCACATCATGCTCGAGGCTGACATACTGGATGTCCGCAAGCAGCGCATTGATGCGATGGAACGGTCAATCCGTGAAGCCATGCGCGGTCAACCGGGCGGCGCTGATGACATTTCCATCGGGGATCTCGTGCGTTCGGCGAACAGCATTTCTTTCCTCGTGCGCGACAGCAGCAAGATCGATGAGGTACGAGAGCGGCTGAATGCGCTGACGACAGGTGCCGGCTTGTCCGGTGAACGAACCTGGACGATAGAAGTGCGGGACTCCACTCGTGTGGTGATGACTCAGACCCGTGCCGGTCTTGACCAGTTTGTCACGGATGCGATGGTCGGGGCGCGTGACATCGTCGAAAAGCGGGTCAATGCGCTTGGCACCCGTGAACCGACGATTGTGTTGCAAGGCAATGATCGCATCGTGGTGCAGGTACCGGGCCTTCAAGACCCCAAGGACCTTAAGGACTTGTTGGGAAAAACCGCGCGGCTCGAATTCCGGATGGTTACTGTTGACCCCGCTGCGGGTGAACCGGTTCCAGCCGTGCCGCCGGTTGGCAGCGAAGTTGTGCCTTATGCCAACGGCCAGGGCATGGAGATCGTCAGCCGCCAGGTGATGATCTCTGGTGACCAGCTTGAAGACGCGCAACAGGGGTTTGACCAGCAGACTGGCCGGGCCGTCGTCAACATCACGTTCAATAGCCAGGGTGCGACGATCTTCTCTCGTGTTACCCGGGAAAATGTCGGCAAACGTTTTGCCATGCTGCTGGATGGTCAGGTCTTGTCAGCACCATCGATCAATGAACCGATCAATGGCGGTAATGCCCAGATCAGTGGCGGCTTTACCACTGAATCTGCCAATGCCTTGGCCATATCCCTGAAGTCAGGGGCGCTGCCGGTCAAACTGACGGTGGTCGAGGAACGGACAGTCGGTCCTGACTTAGGCAAGGAATCGATTGAAAAGGGCGCCATCGCAGCGGCTATCGCCACCTTGCTGACACTGGGATTCATGCTTGTCGTTTATGGGCGGTTTGGCCTCTATGCGGACATCGCGCTGGTCTTCAATATTCTGATGATCGTTGGTGCCATGGCCATCATGGGGTCAACCCTCACTCTGCCCGGTATCGCAGGCTTTGTGTTGACCATTGGCGCGGCCGTTGACGCGAACGTGCTGATCAACGAACGTATCCGGGAAGAACTCAATCGCGGCCGAAAGCCGCTGGCAGCGATCGAAACAGGCTATACCGAGGCCAGTCGCGCCATTTTTGACGCCAACATTACCAATGTTATCGCTGCGGCTCTCATGTTTGCGTTCGGTACCGGTCCGATCAAGGGATTTGCGGTGGTGTTGACCATCGGGATCATCACATCAGTCTTCACTGCCGTGACGGTAACCCGCATGTTTGTCGCCCGTTGGTTCCGGTCAGCACGACCGGCCACCATCAATATTTGA
- the secF gene encoding protein translocase subunit SecF, whose amino-acid sequence MKLLKLVPDNTNIQFLKWRNVAMIISIITILGSIALVAVRGLNFGVDFAGGQMVRVEFAQAPNVDRLRDQLSSLSEGDISVQTFGKPTDVAIRMPLPDTSNMSAVDAKAAADRAAQQLVTAIQRSYPDAQVSSVDTVSGKVSGELLSTGAWSLALAMLAISIYIWFRFEWQFGVGALFALFHDVALTFGFFALTQLEFNLNVVAALLTIIGYSLNDTIVVYDRIRENLRKYRKMRMVELLDLSVNETLARTVMTSLTMLLALATLVLLGPEVIFGFSIAMLLGIFVGTYSSIYMAAPILVWLKVGPDSFLAQSETEPTAKPVDPNAGAVV is encoded by the coding sequence ATGAAGCTTCTCAAGCTCGTTCCTGACAATACCAACATCCAGTTTCTCAAATGGCGCAATGTTGCCATGATCATTTCGATCATCACGATTTTGGGATCGATTGCGCTTGTCGCTGTACGTGGGCTCAATTTCGGCGTTGACTTTGCCGGCGGCCAGATGGTGCGTGTGGAATTTGCGCAAGCGCCCAATGTCGATCGTTTGCGTGATCAGCTTTCGTCACTGTCCGAAGGTGACATCAGCGTGCAGACCTTTGGCAAACCTACCGATGTTGCCATTCGTATGCCGCTTCCCGACACATCGAACATGAGTGCTGTCGATGCCAAGGCAGCGGCAGATCGCGCGGCCCAGCAGTTGGTGACAGCCATTCAACGCAGCTATCCTGACGCTCAGGTCAGTTCGGTGGATACGGTGTCCGGGAAGGTGTCGGGAGAACTGCTGAGCACGGGCGCGTGGTCGCTGGCGCTCGCTATGCTGGCTATCTCAATCTATATCTGGTTCCGGTTTGAATGGCAGTTCGGTGTCGGAGCGCTTTTTGCCCTTTTCCACGACGTCGCATTGACCTTTGGATTCTTTGCGCTGACCCAGCTTGAGTTCAACCTGAATGTCGTGGCGGCTTTGCTGACCATCATTGGCTATTCGTTGAACGATACCATCGTCGTTTACGACCGCATTCGGGAAAATTTGAGGAAGTATCGCAAGATGCGAATGGTCGAGTTGCTTGACCTGTCGGTGAACGAGACCCTCGCCCGAACCGTTATGACCTCATTGACGATGCTTTTGGCCTTGGCAACTCTGGTGCTGTTGGGACCGGAAGTCATTTTCGGATTCTCGATCGCTATGCTGCTGGGCATCTTTGTCGGCACATATTCGTCAATTTACATGGCGGCGCCGATCCTAGTTTGGCTCAAAGTCGGCCCGGACAGCTTCCTGGCGCAGAGTGAGACGGAACCAACGGCCAAGCCGGTAGACCCGAACGCGGGGGCAGTGGTCTGA